A window from Vulcanimicrobium alpinum encodes these proteins:
- the rfbF gene encoding glucose-1-phosphate cytidylyltransferase, with the protein MKVAILAGGVGSRLSEETEVKPKPMVEIGGKPILWHIMKIYADFGYNEFAIALGYRGEVIKKYLVDYCSLNSNLAVNLRTGTVQRSEDGDAPDWRVDLIDTGIGTETGGRVKRLQPVIGNETFMLTWGDGVADIDIDALLRFHRSHGKLATLTAVRPPARFGHLDLDGDQVGEFSEKPQTSEGWINGAFFVLEPEVFDYIEGDATSFERGPLTRLARDGQLMAYRHDSFWQCMDTLRDRKLLEELWSGGNAPWTTVRRQAPHLVAVSA; encoded by the coding sequence ATGAAGGTGGCGATCCTAGCGGGTGGCGTCGGCTCGCGTCTGTCGGAAGAGACGGAAGTGAAGCCGAAGCCAATGGTTGAGATCGGCGGGAAGCCGATTCTTTGGCACATCATGAAGATCTACGCCGACTTCGGCTACAACGAGTTCGCCATCGCGCTTGGATATCGCGGCGAAGTCATCAAGAAGTATCTTGTCGATTACTGCTCGCTCAACAGCAACTTGGCGGTCAACTTGCGGACCGGCACCGTGCAGCGTTCCGAGGACGGCGACGCGCCGGATTGGCGCGTCGATCTGATCGACACCGGCATCGGAACAGAGACGGGCGGGCGCGTGAAGCGGCTTCAGCCCGTCATCGGCAACGAGACGTTCATGCTGACGTGGGGTGACGGCGTCGCCGACATCGACATCGACGCGCTCCTGCGCTTCCATCGTTCGCACGGCAAACTCGCCACGCTGACCGCCGTACGGCCTCCCGCGCGTTTCGGTCACCTCGACCTCGACGGCGATCAGGTCGGCGAGTTCTCCGAGAAGCCGCAGACGTCGGAAGGCTGGATCAACGGCGCCTTCTTCGTGCTGGAGCCCGAAGTGTTCGACTACATCGAAGGCGACGCGACGTCGTTCGAGCGCGGACCGCTCACGCGTCTCGCGCGCGACGGACAACTGATGGCGTATCGTCACGACTCGTTCTGGCAATGCATGGACACCTTGAGGGATCGCAAGCTTTTGGAAGAGCTATGGTCCGGCGGCAATGCACCGTGGACGACCGTCCGGCGCCAGGCGCCGCATCTGGTCGCGGTGTCCGCGTGA
- a CDS encoding glycosyltransferase, translating to MDAAAASTHDPLRSGAYDPAMDCARRACLVVPFRNEARHLPDVLQSLREQNIESVRVRYIFVDSASVDGGARIVEEWLRATGADGEVLRLDRPGIAVALNAAIGRAQADEILVRLDAHTRYDPSYVRSLVDALDQLPSSVWWVGGSQSEPDAPGFGGALVRALMTNPLGLGGSDMRRTAGGLRRIDGNPYLGAFRPGTLQSVGGFDERWTANEDSELAARIERAGGEIWHAPAPCTYLITRGPWETAVLWHKYGTWRARTIRRHPGTLRARHVAPPAAVVLGVALACSPARVLLLPLAAVFAALVLARRRRGEALAVTAASVAYFPLVHAAFGTGLLRGWCSPVRTAGAPTPLPGLDAEAAPAP from the coding sequence ATGGACGCGGCTGCCGCAAGCACGCATGATCCGCTGCGATCCGGCGCATACGATCCAGCCATGGATTGCGCCCGGCGCGCGTGCCTGGTCGTTCCCTTTCGCAACGAGGCGCGGCACTTGCCCGACGTGCTTCAGTCGTTGCGCGAGCAGAACATCGAAAGCGTGCGCGTTCGTTATATCTTCGTGGATAGCGCCTCGGTCGACGGCGGCGCGCGCATCGTCGAAGAGTGGCTGCGGGCGACCGGCGCCGACGGCGAGGTCCTGCGGCTCGACCGCCCCGGGATCGCGGTCGCGCTGAATGCCGCAATCGGCAGGGCGCAGGCAGACGAGATCCTGGTCCGACTTGACGCGCACACGCGCTACGACCCCTCATACGTTCGGTCGCTCGTCGATGCGCTCGACCAGCTCCCGTCGTCCGTTTGGTGGGTCGGCGGAAGCCAGAGTGAGCCGGATGCGCCGGGCTTCGGCGGCGCGCTCGTCCGCGCGCTGATGACGAACCCGTTGGGACTCGGCGGATCCGATATGCGGCGGACCGCCGGAGGACTGCGCCGGATCGACGGCAACCCCTATCTCGGAGCCTTCCGGCCGGGGACGCTGCAGTCCGTCGGCGGCTTCGACGAACGCTGGACCGCCAACGAAGATTCGGAGCTCGCGGCCCGCATCGAGCGTGCGGGCGGCGAGATTTGGCACGCGCCGGCCCCGTGCACCTATCTCATTACGAGGGGCCCGTGGGAGACCGCGGTGCTCTGGCACAAATACGGAACGTGGCGCGCGCGCACGATCCGCCGCCATCCCGGGACCCTGCGCGCGCGGCACGTCGCGCCCCCGGCGGCGGTCGTCCTCGGCGTCGCCCTGGCGTGCTCGCCTGCTCGCGTCCTGCTGCTGCCGCTGGCCGCCGTCTTCGCGGCGCTCGTGTTGGCGCGCCGGCGACGAGGCGAGGCGCTCGCGGTCACCGCGGCCTCGGTCGCGTATTTCCCGCTCGTCCACGCCGCGTTCGGCACGGGACTGCTCCGCGGATGGTGCTCGCCGGTCCGAACGGCCGGCGCGCCGACGCCGCTTCCGGGCCTCGACGCCGAAGCAGCGCCTGCACCATAG
- a CDS encoding sugar transferase, giving the protein MAVEAPFVETLPLVRAKPKPARFTRGWAITLFVADLLTLVVATIAAAQLAQQYFHLQLQVDRVVTAQAVCIATWLFVFYRAGLYERSFALSIRDEIYCTVTALILGTLPLLILFTIVPQISSSRAVLLGALVFALFAMGFERSVARVVHHTAIQRRGKRIAIVGTRARIDQALEQMHVDPRSTVLQIEVNDIERSFDGIGALADRALDDIAWLRHARESDCDNLILTEIVPPRVLPPLLHAAAIERFTIAFAPPRICSQAYDFRIETDGHQAMIVVRQLYTLAHGSKILKRAFDLVVAAVLLVLASPIILAAAVAILIEDGGPVLFRQERIGQYGKSFDILKLRSMRVDAESHSGPTWSPVNDPRTTRVGRFVRRTSIDELPQLINVLRGEMSIVGPRPERPVFVERFRRELPRYDERHLVRPGITGWSHVQMSRKLDVSAVSERLSHDLWYIENWGLFMDVSIVLKTAAEFLFQRQ; this is encoded by the coding sequence ATGGCTGTCGAAGCGCCCTTTGTCGAGACGCTTCCCCTCGTTCGAGCCAAGCCCAAGCCGGCGCGCTTCACCCGCGGCTGGGCGATCACCCTATTTGTCGCTGACCTGCTGACGCTCGTCGTCGCGACGATCGCGGCGGCGCAGCTTGCGCAACAGTACTTCCACCTGCAGCTGCAAGTCGACCGGGTGGTGACTGCGCAGGCCGTCTGCATCGCAACGTGGCTGTTCGTGTTCTACCGCGCCGGCCTCTACGAGCGCTCGTTCGCGCTGTCAATCCGCGATGAGATCTACTGCACTGTGACGGCGCTGATCCTCGGCACGCTTCCCTTGCTGATCCTCTTCACCATCGTTCCGCAGATTTCGTCATCGCGGGCCGTGCTGCTCGGAGCGCTGGTCTTCGCGTTGTTTGCGATGGGGTTCGAACGATCCGTCGCGCGCGTGGTTCATCACACCGCGATCCAGCGCCGCGGCAAGCGGATCGCGATCGTGGGAACGCGCGCGCGCATCGACCAGGCGCTCGAGCAGATGCACGTCGATCCGCGGTCCACCGTGCTGCAGATCGAAGTCAACGACATCGAGCGTTCTTTCGACGGAATCGGCGCGCTCGCCGATCGAGCGCTCGACGACATCGCCTGGCTGCGCCACGCCCGCGAATCCGACTGCGACAACCTGATCCTCACCGAAATCGTCCCCCCGCGGGTGCTGCCGCCGCTGCTGCACGCGGCGGCGATCGAGCGCTTCACGATCGCGTTCGCACCGCCCCGGATCTGCTCGCAGGCCTATGATTTCCGGATCGAAACGGACGGCCACCAGGCGATGATCGTCGTGCGTCAGTTGTACACGCTGGCGCACGGCTCGAAAATTCTCAAGCGTGCGTTCGACTTGGTCGTCGCCGCCGTGCTCCTCGTTCTCGCGTCGCCGATCATCCTCGCCGCGGCGGTCGCGATCCTCATCGAGGACGGCGGACCCGTTCTGTTTCGACAAGAGCGAATCGGGCAATACGGGAAGTCGTTCGACATCCTGAAGCTCCGTTCGATGCGGGTCGATGCCGAGTCGCACTCGGGCCCGACGTGGTCGCCGGTCAACGATCCGCGCACGACGCGCGTCGGCCGGTTCGTGCGGCGCACGAGCATCGACGAACTGCCGCAGTTGATCAACGTGCTCCGCGGTGAGATGTCGATTGTCGGCCCGCGACCGGAACGGCCGGTCTTCGTCGAGCGTTTCCGCCGTGAGCTTCCGCGGTATGACGAGCGCCATCTCGTGCGGCCCGGCATCACGGGCTGGTCGCACGTGCAGATGTCGCGCAAACTCGACGTGAGCGCAGTCAGCGAACGCCTCAGCCACGATCTGTGGTACATCGAGAACTGGGGTCTCTTCATGGACGTTTCGATCGTCTTGAAGACCGCCGCAGAATTCTTGTTCCAAAGGCAATAG
- a CDS encoding GumC family protein, producing the protein MNQPIVVRSENSPVVPESDLNPSFAPGETIEPFLAILARRRLLVAGIFSITLALVAILSMLAPKAYTTHLTLLAGGGSAPTDSSAQQGQTSLPVLNALLAASNAQSSETFVEMFGESPVLNRTIQTLRLNATPADLSSHIMAKSLPGTPIVDLAVTWNDPRESARIANGLAGALVATRRGMVTKQADAVITEITAQLGPAETALHDATNRLAAFQARVGVADAATQTQSTLAAAAALEQKAALAQVDAKQAAASLRVVEGELARTPSLIAAGGSSQPNPVAAQLRTQLAQTDVQLQTLLKQYTEEHPSVKALREQRTQILKQLATVPATVVAARNTMANPAAQQLAQQRSTLRAQIAADQAQLTTVRGQLGDIEAKIRTLPAQTQRLAELDRKAKMAEFVYAALNRKLSDATIARTTVLTDVTVISPASAGNAAVKPNLLLNLIVGMIVALIIGVVGAIVYDYFDRSVKTEEDVEERLGLPVLTTVPMLGGAKKPPAPWVRQTLVESIHHLVTSLRYATSAELKAVAFTSASPGDGKSTVALATAIEYGALNPRTLIVDADMRCPTIHEKLGMDIGKGLSDALVGTAAFEDVVRPTKHAGLDVVTSGTVTANPVGLLQSAAFDAFVAKARSAYEMVVIDATACGPVADATHVCAKVDGTVFVVARNETDIRVAFKAMRRLQASGVHNVLGAVLNKVVARRNEFGPYGALADDGSRAFPLPPARSA; encoded by the coding sequence ATGAATCAGCCGATCGTCGTCCGTTCCGAAAACTCGCCCGTCGTCCCGGAGAGCGACCTCAACCCGTCATTCGCGCCCGGCGAGACCATCGAGCCGTTTCTGGCGATTCTCGCGCGGCGCCGCCTGCTCGTCGCGGGGATCTTCAGCATCACGCTGGCGCTCGTCGCCATTCTGTCGATGCTCGCCCCGAAAGCGTATACGACGCATCTGACCCTCCTTGCCGGCGGCGGATCGGCCCCCACCGACAGTTCCGCTCAGCAGGGCCAGACATCGCTTCCTGTCCTCAACGCGTTGCTGGCGGCTTCCAACGCGCAGTCGTCGGAGACGTTCGTCGAGATGTTCGGCGAAAGTCCGGTGCTGAATCGGACGATTCAAACCCTGCGTCTGAATGCGACGCCCGCGGATCTGTCTTCGCACATCATGGCGAAGTCGCTGCCGGGAACCCCGATCGTCGATCTCGCCGTCACCTGGAACGACCCGCGCGAGTCGGCACGCATCGCGAACGGCTTGGCCGGGGCCTTGGTCGCGACGCGCCGCGGGATGGTCACGAAACAGGCCGACGCGGTCATTACGGAGATCACCGCGCAGCTCGGACCTGCTGAAACCGCCCTTCACGACGCGACGAACCGGCTGGCGGCGTTCCAGGCCCGTGTCGGTGTCGCAGACGCGGCGACGCAGACGCAGAGCACGCTGGCGGCTGCCGCAGCACTCGAACAGAAGGCCGCCCTCGCACAAGTTGATGCAAAGCAGGCCGCCGCTTCACTTCGCGTCGTCGAGGGCGAGCTGGCGCGCACGCCGTCACTGATCGCCGCGGGCGGCTCGTCGCAGCCGAACCCGGTCGCGGCGCAGCTCCGCACGCAGCTCGCGCAAACCGACGTGCAGCTGCAGACGCTGCTCAAGCAATATACCGAAGAGCATCCGAGCGTCAAAGCGTTGCGCGAGCAGCGAACGCAAATTCTCAAGCAGCTCGCCACCGTCCCGGCGACGGTCGTCGCCGCACGCAATACGATGGCGAACCCTGCCGCGCAGCAATTGGCTCAGCAGCGTTCGACGCTGCGGGCGCAGATTGCAGCCGATCAGGCCCAGCTCACGACGGTGCGCGGACAGCTCGGCGACATCGAGGCCAAGATTCGCACGCTTCCGGCGCAAACGCAGCGGCTTGCCGAGTTGGACCGCAAGGCGAAGATGGCCGAATTCGTGTATGCCGCACTGAACCGCAAACTCAGCGACGCGACGATCGCCCGCACGACGGTGCTCACCGACGTTACGGTGATCTCACCCGCATCGGCGGGCAACGCCGCAGTCAAGCCGAACCTCCTGCTCAATCTGATCGTCGGCATGATCGTCGCTCTGATCATCGGCGTCGTGGGCGCGATCGTCTACGACTACTTCGACCGGAGCGTGAAGACCGAGGAAGACGTCGAGGAGCGGCTCGGCCTTCCGGTGCTGACGACGGTGCCGATGCTCGGCGGCGCCAAGAAGCCCCCGGCACCGTGGGTGCGTCAAACGCTGGTCGAATCGATCCACCATCTGGTGACGTCGCTCAGGTACGCGACGAGCGCCGAACTGAAAGCGGTCGCGTTCACTAGCGCCTCGCCCGGCGACGGAAAGTCGACCGTCGCGTTGGCCACCGCCATCGAGTACGGTGCGCTGAACCCGCGTACGCTGATCGTCGACGCCGACATGCGCTGCCCGACCATCCATGAAAAACTGGGGATGGACATCGGCAAAGGCCTCTCGGACGCGCTCGTCGGGACCGCGGCGTTCGAGGACGTGGTCCGCCCGACGAAACACGCCGGCCTCGACGTCGTAACGAGCGGTACGGTGACGGCGAACCCCGTGGGGCTGCTGCAGTCCGCCGCCTTCGACGCGTTCGTCGCCAAAGCGCGCAGCGCGTACGAGATGGTCGTCATCGACGCGACCGCATGCGGGCCCGTCGCCGATGCGACCCACGTGTGCGCAAAGGTCGACGGCACCGTGTTCGTCGTCGCGCGCAACGAGACCGATATCCGGGTGGCGTTCAAAGCGATGCGGCGCCTGCAGGCGTCGGGCGTGCACAACGTGCTCGGCGCCGTGCTGAACAAAGTCGTCGCTCGACGCAACGAGTTCGGACCTTACGGCGCGCTCGCCGACGACGGATCGCGCGCGTTCCCGTTACCGCCCGCACGCAGCGCATAG
- a CDS encoding glycosyltransferase family 39 protein — MRAYAGAAPASVLVVAAVVRAIAMVLSRGSVIDMDGTEYVRVAQNVAAGHGPIGMRGVPMLIFPPLFSWLIAGFIRLGIDAQTAALGIVFVAGVAFAGVLYTLGTTLYGHRAGLYAGLIAAVLPACVSTSTTIIAEAPFSVCAAAGVLALLHAVRRPSLRIAALCGSVFGIAYLFRPEGLLFAATAFAIVLVTTIARRRHVGAAVVLAACAAVATIPALINTYEATGRATLEGKSSINFHLGAGLRTGAPYLAVADAVDGAGHPVGPEIDPRFYSARQPPPRVPAGEALGLIAGAAIRHVRDVVAAFASREYGFGLLALAAAAGLAAGPWSRSRFGDELVLIAYVVAAYVALAGVWHFWPRYAAIFLPAAICWAARGVAVFGRFRVRMLPDAGLVLLSVLLLGSLAVDVADARENGPALERVAGAWIGAHRRDAFVMDVGSQAAFYAGGTWWPMPYGDEGAAARFITSLHPAYVIVDSSRANDFPPLRHWFERGIPPAFAERANAVSSGGRTMTIYRWRGTPPGVARR, encoded by the coding sequence TTGCGCGCGTACGCCGGCGCGGCCCCGGCATCCGTCCTCGTCGTCGCGGCGGTCGTCCGCGCGATCGCGATGGTGCTGAGCCGCGGCAGCGTCATCGACATGGACGGCACCGAGTACGTCCGGGTCGCGCAGAACGTCGCCGCCGGTCACGGGCCGATCGGGATGCGCGGCGTTCCGATGCTGATCTTCCCGCCGCTCTTTTCCTGGCTCATCGCCGGCTTCATCCGGCTGGGCATCGATGCGCAAACGGCGGCGCTCGGGATCGTGTTCGTCGCCGGCGTCGCGTTCGCGGGCGTCCTCTATACGCTCGGCACGACGCTGTACGGTCACCGCGCGGGTCTCTACGCCGGGCTCATCGCTGCGGTCTTGCCCGCGTGCGTCTCGACGTCGACGACCATCATCGCCGAAGCGCCGTTCTCAGTCTGCGCGGCCGCGGGGGTCCTCGCGCTCCTGCACGCCGTGCGCCGGCCGTCGCTCCGCATCGCCGCTTTGTGCGGCAGCGTGTTCGGAATCGCCTACCTCTTCCGACCCGAAGGATTGCTCTTCGCCGCGACGGCGTTCGCGATCGTGCTCGTCACGACGATCGCTCGGCGCCGGCACGTGGGCGCGGCCGTGGTCCTTGCCGCATGCGCCGCCGTAGCGACGATTCCGGCGCTGATCAACACGTACGAAGCGACAGGACGCGCGACGCTCGAAGGAAAGTCGTCGATCAACTTTCATCTCGGCGCAGGGCTCCGCACCGGTGCGCCGTATCTGGCGGTCGCCGACGCGGTCGACGGCGCGGGACATCCCGTCGGGCCGGAGATCGATCCGCGCTTCTACTCCGCGCGCCAGCCGCCGCCGCGCGTCCCGGCCGGCGAAGCGCTCGGACTGATTGCCGGCGCGGCGATCCGTCACGTGCGCGACGTCGTCGCGGCCTTCGCTTCGCGGGAATACGGCTTCGGATTGCTCGCGCTCGCCGCGGCGGCCGGTCTCGCGGCGGGACCCTGGTCGCGCTCAAGATTCGGCGACGAACTCGTGTTGATCGCCTACGTCGTCGCAGCCTACGTCGCCCTTGCCGGCGTGTGGCATTTCTGGCCGCGCTATGCGGCGATCTTTCTCCCCGCCGCGATCTGCTGGGCGGCGCGCGGGGTCGCGGTGTTCGGCCGCTTCCGCGTCCGCATGCTCCCCGACGCGGGCCTCGTGCTGCTCTCCGTCCTGCTGCTCGGATCGCTGGCGGTCGACGTCGCGGACGCGCGCGAAAACGGACCCGCGCTGGAGCGGGTCGCTGGCGCCTGGATCGGCGCGCACCGCAGAGACGCCTTCGTCATGGACGTCGGCTCGCAGGCCGCGTTCTACGCCGGCGGGACGTGGTGGCCGATGCCGTACGGGGACGAAGGCGCGGCGGCGCGCTTCATCACGTCGCTGCATCCCGCGTACGTGATCGTCGACTCGTCGCGCGCCAACGACTTTCCGCCGCTGCGGCACTGGTTCGAGCGGGGCATTCCCCCGGCATTCGCCGAGCGCGCGAACGCGGTCTCGAGCGGCGGCCGCACGATGACGATCTACCGCTGGCGCGGCACGCCGCCCGGCGTTGCGCGGCGCTGA
- a CDS encoding MFS transporter, whose protein sequence is MTAASLARPWNLRGVSWMAVAHGASDLYSGILPFVIYYDVARAGLPAWCQGTLAFVWYLTSSIAQPIVGAYGDRRGRWWFLPASVALTAAAISLAPAAGSIALLSACVVLGGLGSAVMHPEAGRYSTLLGGDRRASAISIFQIGGQVGYGIGPTIAAVLLAHGGPATVVAMALPGVAAALGVATVLPGLARSVGAHAPRASQGHDGENARIDRFAVALLVCSTALRYLTGAAFAYYLPNLLVARGVALTQAGVVVTAFLIAAAAGLYLGGAAADRFGHARVAIAGLVLAVPPLLLALASHGIVAVAALLAGSVLLSVQNAPGVALAQTLLPRRPGTALGLMNGVAFGIGSAGVALIGVIVTRAGADVALAVVSIAPLLAACAYAIVARRTRSGSSGAPLSRQDTTTRP, encoded by the coding sequence GTGACCGCCGCATCGCTCGCCCGTCCGTGGAATCTGCGCGGGGTTTCCTGGATGGCGGTCGCGCACGGTGCGAGCGATCTGTATTCCGGGATCCTGCCGTTCGTCATCTACTACGACGTCGCGCGAGCCGGGCTGCCGGCGTGGTGTCAGGGGACGCTCGCGTTCGTCTGGTATCTGACGAGTTCGATCGCGCAGCCGATCGTCGGCGCCTACGGCGATCGGCGCGGGCGCTGGTGGTTCTTGCCGGCGTCGGTCGCGCTGACGGCGGCGGCGATCTCGCTCGCGCCGGCGGCCGGATCGATCGCGTTGCTGAGCGCGTGCGTCGTCCTCGGCGGACTCGGCTCGGCGGTGATGCATCCGGAGGCCGGCCGGTACTCGACCTTACTCGGCGGCGACCGGCGCGCGTCGGCGATCTCGATCTTTCAGATCGGCGGTCAGGTCGGCTACGGAATCGGGCCGACGATCGCCGCGGTGCTGCTCGCGCACGGCGGACCGGCGACGGTGGTCGCGATGGCACTCCCCGGCGTTGCGGCGGCGCTCGGCGTCGCCACCGTGCTCCCGGGGCTCGCGCGCAGCGTCGGTGCGCACGCGCCGCGCGCGTCGCAGGGGCACGACGGTGAGAACGCGCGCATCGACCGGTTCGCCGTTGCGCTGCTGGTCTGCAGCACGGCGCTGCGCTATCTCACCGGCGCCGCCTTCGCCTACTATCTCCCCAACCTGCTCGTCGCGCGCGGCGTCGCGCTCACGCAAGCGGGGGTCGTCGTCACCGCGTTTCTGATCGCCGCGGCGGCCGGACTCTACCTCGGCGGTGCGGCCGCCGACCGTTTCGGGCACGCACGCGTCGCGATCGCGGGCCTCGTCCTCGCGGTCCCTCCGCTGCTGCTCGCGCTCGCATCGCATGGGATCGTCGCGGTCGCGGCGCTGCTGGCCGGAAGCGTGCTGCTCTCGGTCCAGAACGCGCCCGGCGTCGCGCTCGCGCAGACGCTGCTGCCGCGCCGTCCGGGGACGGCGCTGGGACTGATGAACGGCGTCGCGTTCGGGATCGGTTCGGCCGGCGTCGCGCTGATCGGCGTCATCGTGACGCGCGCGGGCGCCGACGTCGCGCTCGCCGTCGTCTCGATCGCGCCGCTGCTCGCGGCGTGCGCGTACGCGATCGTCGCGCGCCGCACCCGAAGCGGTTCCAGCGGCGCCCCGCTTTCGCGGCAGGACACGACCACCCGACCGTGA
- a CDS encoding elongation factor G encodes MQDISRLRNVAIVGPHHAGKTTLVEALLAHCGAIPRRGSVRDGTTTTDCEPEAIDHLQSVCVGFAHANCVDVDLNLVDTPGFVDFFEETKTVLSAVDAAVVVIDAEPGRVAQTAALVEYLEMRAMPHLFFVNKLDRPGAQFDATLAALRSAYGAHVVATHLPIGSGETFSGYVDLACSKAFGSNGTVEEIPIPTALEGAAAAQRTTLLEALADFDDTLLEELLEGQTPTQDEIDRDLCEDCSHDQIVPVLVGSAEKGFGVWPLVDAIARLFPSPATEPRRDVDGRPVVPRDDGAVVAQVCKTIMHPQQGKLSVVRVFTGTLTPSSTIVDASRGNAPVRLSGMARLFGKKQEPVTSAGPGAIVALARLEGVGTGDTLASPNAGVLMPTVPLAEPSFAVAIAPKQRLDEAKLSQALARLLDEDPALRVARAEFTNELQLLGNGETHVTTATERLARKYNVDVTTHPPSIAYRETIQSPTEIHSRYKHQTGGHGQFADVHLRFEPRARGSGVTFAETIVGGVVPRQFFPAVEKGVREALASGGPHGFPVTDLHVTLFDGAFHDVDSSEASFKTASGMAVREALQKLGTVVLEPLMRVETTVPSTTMSAAVSQLTAKRGQILGFEPAEKTGWDRIIALVPQAELGRYATELRTATAGLGTYAARHERFEIAPERAVEAPA; translated from the coding sequence ATGCAGGACATCTCGCGCCTCAGGAACGTCGCCATCGTCGGGCCGCATCATGCCGGCAAGACGACGCTGGTCGAGGCCTTGCTCGCACACTGCGGGGCGATCCCGCGGAGGGGGTCCGTCCGCGACGGGACGACGACCACCGACTGCGAGCCCGAAGCGATCGACCACCTCCAATCCGTCTGCGTCGGTTTCGCGCACGCGAACTGCGTCGACGTCGACCTCAACCTCGTCGACACGCCGGGATTCGTCGACTTCTTCGAAGAGACCAAGACGGTGCTGAGCGCGGTGGACGCCGCGGTAGTCGTCATCGATGCCGAACCCGGCCGCGTCGCCCAAACGGCGGCGCTGGTGGAATATCTGGAGATGCGCGCAATGCCGCATCTCTTTTTTGTGAACAAGCTCGATCGGCCGGGCGCGCAGTTCGACGCGACGCTGGCGGCGCTGCGCAGCGCGTACGGCGCGCACGTCGTCGCCACGCACCTCCCGATCGGCAGCGGCGAAACGTTCTCCGGATACGTCGACCTCGCGTGCAGCAAAGCGTTCGGGAGCAACGGCACGGTCGAAGAGATTCCGATCCCGACGGCGCTCGAAGGCGCGGCCGCCGCGCAGCGCACGACGCTGCTCGAAGCGCTCGCCGATTTCGACGACACGCTCCTCGAGGAACTGCTCGAAGGGCAGACGCCGACGCAGGACGAGATCGATCGGGATCTGTGCGAAGACTGCTCGCACGACCAGATCGTCCCCGTGCTCGTCGGCAGCGCGGAGAAAGGGTTCGGCGTCTGGCCGCTGGTCGACGCGATCGCGCGGCTCTTCCCCTCGCCGGCGACCGAACCGCGCCGCGACGTCGACGGACGCCCCGTCGTTCCGCGCGACGACGGCGCGGTCGTCGCCCAAGTCTGCAAGACGATCATGCACCCGCAGCAAGGCAAACTCTCCGTCGTGCGCGTCTTCACCGGGACGCTCACGCCGTCGAGCACGATCGTCGACGCGTCGCGCGGCAACGCGCCGGTCCGGCTCTCCGGGATGGCGCGCCTCTTCGGCAAGAAGCAGGAACCGGTGACATCGGCCGGCCCGGGCGCGATCGTCGCGCTCGCGCGGCTCGAGGGCGTCGGCACCGGCGACACGCTGGCCTCGCCGAACGCCGGCGTGCTGATGCCGACCGTACCGCTCGCCGAACCCTCGTTCGCGGTCGCGATCGCGCCGAAGCAGCGGCTCGACGAAGCGAAGCTCTCGCAGGCGCTCGCGCGTCTGCTCGACGAGGATCCGGCGTTGCGCGTCGCGCGCGCCGAATTCACCAACGAACTGCAATTGCTCGGCAACGGCGAGACCCACGTGACCACGGCGACCGAACGGCTCGCGCGCAAATACAACGTCGACGTCACGACCCATCCGCCCTCGATCGCGTACCGCGAGACGATCCAGTCGCCGACGGAGATCCACTCGCGCTACAAGCATCAGACCGGCGGGCACGGACAGTTTGCCGACGTGCACCTGCGCTTCGAGCCGCGCGCACGCGGATCGGGCGTGACGTTCGCCGAGACGATCGTCGGCGGCGTGGTGCCGCGTCAGTTCTTCCCGGCGGTCGAAAAAGGCGTGCGCGAAGCGCTCGCGAGCGGCGGCCCGCACGGGTTTCCGGTAACGGATCTGCACGTGACGCTCTTCGACGGCGCGTTTCACGACGTCGACTCGAGCGAAGCCTCGTTCAAGACTGCGTCGGGGATGGCGGTGCGCGAAGCGCTGCAGAAACTCGGCACGGTGGTGCTCGAGCCGCTCATGCGCGTCGAGACGACGGTGCCGTCGACGACGATGTCGGCAGCGGTCTCGCAGCTCACCGCCAAGCGCGGGCAGATCCTGGGCTTCGAACCGGCCGAAAAAACCGGCTGGGACCGCATCATCGCGCTCGTCCCGCAAGCCGAACTCGGACGCTACGCGACGGAACTGCGCACCGCCACCGCGGGCCTGGGGACGTACGCTGCACGCCACGAGCGCTTCGAGATCGCTCCCGAGCGCGCCGTCGAGGCGCCCGCATAG
- a CDS encoding winged helix-turn-helix transcriptional regulator — MLGEKWKLLVIIELGKRDWMRFGELQHALSGINQKVLTSALRGLERDGIVKRVAYAELPPRVEYALTERGLGALDVVRALHSWAELSGL; from the coding sequence GTGCTCGGTGAGAAGTGGAAGCTGCTCGTGATCATCGAACTCGGCAAGCGCGACTGGATGCGTTTCGGCGAGCTGCAGCATGCGCTCTCCGGGATCAATCAGAAAGTGCTGACGTCGGCGCTGCGCGGGCTCGAGCGCGACGGGATCGTCAAGCGCGTCGCATATGCCGAGCTCCCTCCCCGCGTCGAATACGCGCTGACCGAGCGCGGGCTCGGAGCCTTGGACGTCGTGCGCGCGCTGCATTCTTGGGCAGAACTCAGCGGACTTTAA